A single Euwallacea similis isolate ESF13 chromosome 1, ESF131.1, whole genome shotgun sequence DNA region contains:
- the sra gene encoding protein sarah produces the protein MAKCNEEINDEDIIINAQDGLPNVHPNLLPEQDIDESQFNSEDDELDGLPSSLIVTNIHDSVFSSSEKKRDFEDLFKLYDPEVTFQWLKSFRRLRVNFTTPLAAATARIQLHQYKFQDSIITCYFAQPVTPVKNSTLQPPAPYKQFLISPPASPPLDWVPHPEGEPIINHDLLAALATLAPGGSHELHPPTPGQPSIVVHTALGINSNTGAKPKIVHTTCPNRI, from the exons atgGCCAAGTGTAACGAAGAAATAAATGATGAAGACATTATCATCAATGCTCAAGATGGACTTCCAAACGTCCATCCTAACTTGCTCCCTGAACAAGACATTGATGAATCTCAGTTCAACTCAGAAGATGATGAATTGGATGGACTCCCTTCATCTCTCATAGTAACAAATATCCATGACTCAGTTTTCAGTTCCTCTG AGAAAAAACGAGACTTTGAGGATTTATTTAAGCTGTATGATCCAGAGGTCACATTTCAATGGCTCAAGAGCTTTAGACGATTGCGAGTCAATTTCACGACGCCTTTAGCGGCTGCTACAGCTAGAATCCAGCTGCATCAGTATAAATTCCAGGACTCTATTATTACATGTTATTTTGCTCAGCCAGTTACTCCAGTTAAAAATTCGACTTTACAACCACCGGCACCATACAAACAG TTCCTTATATCTCCTCCTGCATCACCCCCTCTAGACTGGGTACCACATCCTGAAGGAGAACCTATTATAAATCACGACCTATTGGCAGCTTTGGCTACTTTAGCTCCGGGGGGATCGCATGAACTACATCCCCCCACTCCTGGACAACCAAGTATTGTTGTTCATACAGCTTTAG GTATAAACAGCAACACAGGTGCTAAACCTAAAATCGTTCACACTACCTGTCCGAATCGTATTTAA